A genomic window from Hyla sarda isolate aHylSar1 chromosome 10, aHylSar1.hap1, whole genome shotgun sequence includes:
- the LOC130294670 gene encoding indolethylamine N-methyltransferase-like has product MDPRSRKIYHVHGFDSRQYLEHYFSDKPDMVLGDDSLIFPIENLAKTFTQGHINGDVLIDLTSGFFVHHLYATCEFFQHIIVLKVSDRCIMELKRWLDTRTGAFDWGHATKLHGEIQGNSDQFQEKEGKLRSTIPHVVKCDFEKENMTDPIVLPPADCIISAVLLDSICKDQDDYRRYLRKFSRMRKPGGHVILIGCLDMTYYTVGKDKLHAFPYDEDFARKALVGEGFVIDNCKVKKRTVVSDLIDYKAMIFIAAHKEK; this is encoded by the exons ATGGATCCCAGGTCTCGTAAGATCTATCATGTCCATGGATTTGACTCTAGACAATATTTGGAGCATTACTTCTCAGATAAACCTGATATGGTCCTTGGAGATGATTCCTTAATATTTCCTATTGAAAATCTTGCAAAAACCTTTACACAGG GTCACATTAATGGAGATGTCCTGATTGACCTCACCTCTGGTTTCTTTGTTCATCACCTCTATGCCACCTGTGAGTTTTTTCAACACATCATAGTCCTGAAGGTCAGTGACAGATGCATCATGGAGCTGAAGAGATGGCTGGACACACGGACAGGAGCATTTGATTGGGGACATGCCACAAAACTTCATGGAGAGATACAAGGGAACAG TGACCAGTTTCAGGAAAAAGAAGGAAAACTAAGATCAACAATTCCACATGTTGTGAAATGTGACTTTGAGAAGGAAAATATGACGGATCCGATAGTCTTACCACCGGCAGATTGTATTATCAGCGCTGTGCTCCTAGATAGTATCTGCAAAGACCAAGATGACTACAGGAGATATCTCAGGAAGTTCTCAAGGATGAGGAAACCTGGAGGACACGTCATATTAATTGGTTGTTTAGATATGACATATTACACTGTTGGGAAAGACAAGCTCCATGCTTTCCCATATGATGAGGATTTTGCCAGGAAAGCTCTAGTTGGAGAAGGATTTGTTATAGATAACTGTAAGGTTAAGAAGAGAACGGTTGTCAGTGACCTTATTGACTATAAGGCCATGATATTCATTGCAGCTCACAAGGAGAAGTAG